The following are from one region of the Juglans regia cultivar Chandler chromosome 10, Walnut 2.0, whole genome shotgun sequence genome:
- the LOC108981196 gene encoding histone-lysine N-methyltransferase ATXR3-like isoform X1 → MGDGGVACMHLRQYHMERFPIPEKTLYGNGGKNGSNSNNNGFSSKSLNTERKNKMKVKKEPFAKNVESEKSERGLNRGRKISREVENGENCAEKAQKDEVEEGELGTLNGEYVSRRSEIEKEETVEKWRRSEVQKGEIAYAKWRKEGVEKDEIVPEKTRRGESKREEFGSRRGTKDEIEKGEFIPDRWHKGEAPREEYNCCKSRRFELGKDKGSRFQLERTPPSGKYSLDDGFRRKEYNRSGSQLSKSTPRWETGQERSTRISSKIVDEEGLYRGEHSNGKNHGTDYSSGYRFKRYGTDSDSSECKYYGDYGDCAGSKNRRLSDDSNRAAHEDNYSRRSVERSYRNLASSKLPSSHKYSSRGYESFLSSRVALDRHAHSPGRSERSPHDRVRYSEHRDRVSVRGRERSPRGRERPPYGCERSPYDRSRYREHRNRTPTHAELSPQNGARNHDRRDKTPNYLERSPIDSRRPSSHREASRKGGTGEKRNSQIVSKGKEDKFSHRDSNQKGSHYSAKESQDTSSVYNINGYLEKNLNCEPHKEEQTQSPSTTCKESCPVDVTLPEELQSMEEDMDISDTPPHVPVVADSFAGKWFYLNYCGVECGPSKLCDLKTLVEEGALMSDHLIKHLDSDRWVTVENATSPLVVVNFPFIVSDIVTQLAKPPEAPGNLLADGGDTWQYGPQSGEETSITLSDSVVCTEDSAEDLHIDERVVALLDGFPVIPGKELETVAEVLQMRFELAEWEGPEGCGNSEGFSWHRSEASDQKTDELSRISEIKLKEAAESRSIATSDKDHGCVYGEFGDWFSGLWSCKGGDWKRNDEAAQDRSFGQKLVLNDGFLICQMPKSGSEDPRWHRKDDLYYPSHCKRVDLPPWAFSLSDERNDCSGTGRPVQSKPAIVKGMKGTMLPVVRINACVVKDHGSFVSDSRMKVEGKEGYSSRSSRPYSSSSDGKRSSAECDSQSRRINDQGSEDSWKIMAPINPPRDHICTVDDLQLYLGDWYYLDGAGHAQGPSSFSQLEVLAEQGIIQKHISVFRKFDKIWVPVSSAAESSEASVKSDQVNNSETGVSSRTVSEGQGSTLGEFKMKASFSRDLHPQFIGYTRGKLHELVMKSYKSREFAAAINEALDPWINAKQPKKEMEKHMYRKSEGDAHAAKRARLLDEIEDDYEIEEAAQTIQKDESTFEDLCGEVTFYREENAKSETQMGSWGLLDGHVLARVFYFLRSDIKSLAFVSLTCKHWRAVANFYKDISRQIDLSCFGPNCTDFILISVMSGYSKEKINSMVLRGCTNITSDMLEKILHSFHCISSIDIRGCSQFEELALKFASMNWVKSRTSRVTKFFEESQYKIRSLKQITARTSSVSRKGLGGDIDDFGELKDYFNSVDKRDSGNQLFRRSLYKRSKLFDARRSSSILSRDARMRRWAIKKSDNGYKRMEEFLLSGLKDIMKENTFDFFVPKVAEIEDRIKNGYYIGHGLGSLKEDISRMCREAIKAKNRCDAGDMNQIIPLFIKLATRLEDHSKSSYQRDEMIKSWEDDSLAGSRYKKKINKPLTERKYTNRSNYTSFSNGSLEYVEYASDREIRRRLSKLNKKYRDSESETSEDLDRSSEDGKSDGKTTGTETESDLDMWSKARTAESRGDGHFMPNEGLDSITSDREWGARMTKASLVPPVTRKYEVIDQYIIVADEEGVERKMRVSLPEDYTEKLHAQKSGTEESDMELPEVKDYKPRKQLGFEVLEQEVYGIDPYTHNLLLDSMPEELDWPLLEKHLFIEDVLLRTLNKQVRNFTGTRNTPMMFPLQPVIEEIEKDAEEDCNIRTVRMCQGILKAIDSRSDDKYVAYRKGLGVVCNKEEGFGEEDFVVDFLGEVYPVWKWFEKQDGIRSLQENSKDPAPEFYNIYLERPKGDADGYDLVVVDAMHKANFASRICHSCRPNCEAKVTAVGGHYQIGIYTVRNIKYGEEITFDYNSVTESKEEYEVSVCLCGSQVCRGSYLNLTGEGAFEKVLEEWHGILDRHQLMLEACELNSVSEEDYLDLGRAGLGSCLLGGLPDWVVAYSARLVRFINFERTKLPEEILRHNLEEKRKYFSDICLEVEKSDAEVQAEGVYNQRLQNLAVTLDKVRYAMKCIFGDPKIAPPPLEKLSPEAVVSSIWKGQGSFVDELLQCMAPHLEESMLNDLKSKIHAHDPSGSDDVQNELRRSLLWLRDEIRNLPCTYKSRHDAAADLIHIYAYTKCFFRIREYKAVTSPPVYISPLDLGPKYADKLGLGFQEYCKTYGENYCLGQLILWYNQTNAEPDCSLARASRGCLLLPEIGSFYAKVQKPSRHRVYGPRTLRFMLARMEKQPQRPWPKDRIWSFKSSPKVFGSPMLDGILNNSPLDREMVQWLKHRPAIFQAMWDR, encoded by the exons ATGGGCGATGGAGGCgtcgcatgcatgcatttgcGGCAGTATCACATGGAGAGGTTTCCAATTCCAGAGAAGACGCTCTATGGCAACGGAGGCAAGAATGGAAGCAATAGCAACAACAATGGGTTCAGTTCCAAGTCGCTCAACACGGAGCGaaagaataagatgaaggtGAAGAAGGAGCCATTTGCGAAGAACGTGGAGTCCGAGAAGAGCGAGCGGGGATTGAATAGAGGAAGAAAGATTAGTAGGGAAgttgaaaatggtgaaaattgtGCTGAGAAGGCGCAGAAGGATGAGGTGGAAGAGGGTGAATTGGGGACTTTGAATGGAGAGTATGTGTCTCGGAGAAGTGAAATTGAGAAGGAAGAGACTGTtgagaaatggagaagaagtgAGGTGCAGAAGGGAGAGATTGCTTATGCGAAATGGAGGAAAGAGGGAGTGGAGAAAGACGAGATAGTGCCGGAGAAGACTAGGAGAGGAGAATCCAAAAGAGAGGAATTCGGGTCGCGGAGAGGCACAAAAGATGAGATTGAAAAGGGAGAGTTCATTCCAGATAGGTGGCATAAAGGGGAAGCGCCACGGGAAGAGTACAATTGCTGTAAATCACGCAGGTTTGAGTTGGGTAAGGATAAGGGGAGTCGATTTCAGCTCGAGCGTACACCACCTTCTGGGAAGTATTCTTTGGATGATGGTTTCCGAAGGAAAGAGTACAACAGAAGTGGAAGTCAGCTTAGCAAAAGTACTCCCAGGTGGGAGACTGGCCAGGAGAGGAGTACAAGGATCAGTTCGAAAATCGTGGACGAGGAAGGTTTGTATAGGGGCGAACACAGCAATGGGAAGAACCATGGGACAGATTACTCTTCTGGTTACCGGTTTAAGCGGTATGGTACCGACTCAGATAGCAGTGAGTGCAAGTATTACGGAGATTATGGGGATTGTGCTGGTTCGAAAAACCGTAGGCTTTCTGATGACAGCAACCGCGCTGCCCATGAAGATAATTATTCACGCCGTTCTGTGGAGAGGTCTTACAGGAATTTAGCTTCATCGAAACTTCCTTCATCACACAAGTACTCCTCCAGGGGTTATGAATCTTTCTTGTCTTCAAGAGTAGCTTTAGATAGGCATGCACATAGCCCTGGACGTTCTGAGCGGTCTCCACATGACAGGGTCCGGTATTCTGAGCACCGTGACAGGGTTTCTGTCCGTGGTCGTGAAAGATCACCACGTGGTCGTGAGAGACCTCCATACGGCTGTGAAAGGTCCCCATACGATCGAAGTCGCTACCGTGAACATAGAAATCGAACTCCTACACATGCAGAGCTGTCTCCACAAAATGGAGCTCGAAACCATGATCGCAGGGATAAGACCCCGAACTATCTGGAGCGGTCCCCAATTGATAGTCGTAGGCCCAGTAGTCACCGGGAAGCAAGTCGTAAAGGTGGAACAGGAGAAAAGCGCAACTCTCAGATTGTTAGTAAAGGGAAAGAAGATAAATTCAGCCACAGGGATTCCAACCAAAAAGGCTCACATTATTCCGCCAAAGAGTCTCAAGATACAAGCAGTGTCTATAATATTAACGGGTATCTTGAGAAAAATTTGAACTGTGAGCCTCACAAAGAAGAGCAGACTCAGAGTCCAAGCACTACATGCAAAGAATCTTGTCCAGTAGATGTGACTCTTCCTGAAGAGCTGCAATCTATGGAAGAAGATATGGATATATCTGACACGCCACCACATGTCCCTGTGGTGGCTGATTCATTCGCAGGGAAATGGTTTTACCTTAATTATTGTGGCGTGGAATGTGGGCCTTCTAAATTATGCGACCTGAAAACACTTGTGGAAGAAGGGGCTCTAATGTCAGATCACTTGATCAAGCACTTAGATAGTGATAGGTGGGTAACTGTTGAAAATGCAACTTCTCCACTGGTCGTTGTGAATTTCCCGTTCATTGTGTCTGACATTGTAACTCAGCTGGCGAAGCCTCCTGAAGCTCCTGGTAATCTTTTGGCTGATGGTGGAGATACTTGGCAATATGGTCCTCAGAGTGGGGAGGAAACATCCATTACTTTGTCTGATTCAGTGGTTTGCACTGAGGACAGTGCAGAAGATCTCCACATTGATGAAAGGGTTGTCGCTCTTTTAGATGGCTTTCCTGTTATTCCTGGCAAGGAACTTGAAACTGTTGCAG AAGTTCTGCAAATGAGGTTTGAACTTGCCGAATGGGAGGGTCCAGAGGGTTGCGGAAACTCTGAAG GGTTCTCTTGGCATAGAAGCGAAGCTTCTGATCAGAAAACTGATGAATTATCTAGAATTtctgagataaaattaaaagaagctGCAGAATCAAGGTCAATTGCAACCTCTGACAAGGATCATGGTTGTGTCTATGGGGAATTTGGTGACTGGTTTTCTGGCCTATGGTCTTGCAAGGGTGGCGACTGGAAGAGGAATGATGAGGCTGCACAAGATAGATCTTTTGGACAGAAGCTTGTTCTCAATGACGGTTTCCTGATATGCCAGATGCCAAAGTCTGGGTCTGAGGACCCTCGGTGGCATCGAAAAGATGACTTGTACTATCCTTCTCATTGCAAGAGGGTTGATCTCCCTCCTTGGGCTTTCTCTTTATCAGATGAGAGGAATGATTGTAGTGGCACAGGCAGACCAGTCCAAAGTAAGCCTGCTATTGTCAAGGGAATGAAAGGGACAATGCTTCCAGTGGTGAGGATAAATGCATGTGTCGTTAAGGATCATGGTTCATTTGTTTCTGATTCCCGCATGAAAGTCGAAGGGAAGGAGGGATATTCTTCAAGGTCTTCTCGGCCATACTCTTCGAGTAGTGATGGCAAGAGATCATCAGCAGAATGTGATTCTCAATCAAGAAGGATCAATGATCAAGGTTCAGAAGACTCCTGGAAGATCATGGCGCCTATCAACCCTCCAAGAGACCATATTTGCACAGTTGATGACCTGCAATTGTATTTGGGTGATTGGTACTATCTTGATGGTGCTGGGCATGCACAAGGGCCCTCATCATTTTCGCAGCTTGAGGTCTTAGCAGAACAAGGCATTATTCAAAAACATATTAGTGTGTTcagaaaatttgataaaatttggGTTCCAGTTAGCTCTGCTGCAGAGAGCTCTGAAGCCAGTGTCAAGAGCGATCAGGTAAACAATTCTGAGACTGGTGTTTCTTCAAGAACTGTTTCAGAAGGTCAAGGTTCTACCCTTGgtgaatttaaaatgaaagcAAGTTTCTCCCGTGACCTGCATCCGCAGTTCATTGGTTATACTCGTGGGAAGCTACACGAATTGGTGATGAAATCGTATAAGAGTCGTGAGTTTGCTGCAGCCATTAATGAAGCCTTAGATCCATGGATCAATGCTAAACAGCCAAAGAAGGAGATGGAGAAGCACATGTACCGAAAATCAG AAGGTGATGCACATGCTGCCAAGAGGGCCCGGCTGCTTGATGAGATTGAAGATGATTATGAAATAGAAGAGGCTGCACAGACAATTCAGAAGGACGAGTCCACATTTGAGGATCTATGTGGTGAAGTGACTTTTTACAGAGAAGAGAATGCAAAATCTGAAACTCAAATGGGAAGCTGGGGTTTATTGGATGGTCATGTGCTGGCAcgggttttttattttctgagaTCGGACATCAAATCCCTCGCCTTTGTTTCTTTGACTTGTAAACACTGGAGAGCTGTGGCCAATTTTTACAAGGACATTTCAAGACAGATTGATCTCTCATGTTTTGGCCCTAATTGCACTGACTTCATACTCATAAGTGTCATG AGTGGTTAtagcaaagaaaaaataaattcaatggTTCTCAGGGGTTGCACAAACATTACCTCCGACATGCTTGAAAAGATTCTTCATTCGTTTCATTGTATCTCTTCTATCGACATCAGAGGTTGCAGCCAATTTGAGGAGTTGGCTCTCAAATTTGCAAGTATGAACTGGGTCAAGAGCCGAACTTCACGTGTTACGAAATTCTTCGAGGAATCACAGTATAAAATAAGGAGTCTTAAACAGATCACTGCAAGAACTTCATCAGTTTCCAGAAAGGGTCTGGGTGGTGATATAGATGATTTTGGTGAACTAAAGGACTATTTCAATAGTGTGGATAAAAGAGACTCTGGAAATCAGTTATTCCGTCGAAGCTTATACAAACGATCAAAACTATTTGACGCCAGAAGGTCCTCATCCATTCTATCAAGGGATGCCCGTATGAGGCGGTGGGCCATCAAGAAATCCGACAATGGCTATAAGAGAATGGAAGAGTTCCTTCTTTCTGGTCTTAAAGACATCATGAAAGAGAATACATTTGATTTCTTTGTGCCCAAG GTTGCTGAAATTgaagatagaattaaaaatgGTTATTACATTGGCCATGGATTGGGCTCCCTGAAGGAGGATATTAGTCGAATGTGCAGAGAAGCAATAAA AGCAAAGAATCGGTGTGATGCTGGAGACATGAATCAGattattcctttatttattaAACTTGCCACACGTTTAGAAGACCATTCTAAGTCCTCGTATcaaagagatgagatgataaagtCTTGGGAAGATGATTCACTTGCTGGCTCAAGGTATAAGAAGAAGATCAATAAACCTTTGACTGAAAGGAAGTACACGAATAGGAGTAATTACACGTCCTTCTCAAATGGTAGTTTGGAATATGTAGAGTATGCGTCTGATCGAGAAATCAGACGGCGTTTAtccaaattgaataaaaaatatagggaCTCAGAGAGTGAAACTTCTGAGGACCTTGATAGGTCTTCTGAGGATGGCAAGAGTGATGGTAAGACTACTGGTACAGAAACAGAAAGTGACTTGGATATGTGGTCCAAGGCTCGGACAGCAGAGTCAAGAGGAGATGGACACTTTATGCCAAATGAGGGTTTGGATTCTATCACTAGTGATCGTGAGTGGGGTGCTCGAATGACAAAAGCTAGCCTGGTTCCTCCTGTTACTAGAAAATATGAAGTCATCGATCAATATATTATTGTTGCGGATGAGGAGGGCGTGGAACGGAAAATGCGAGTATCTTTACCAGAGGACTATACTGAGAAGCTCCATGCTCAGAAAAGTGGCACTGAGGAGTCTGATATGGAACTTCCTGAAGTCAAGGACTATAAACCAAGAAAACAGCTTGGATTTGAGGTTTTGGAGCAAGAGGTTTATGGAATTGATCCCTATACTCACAATCTTTTGCTTGATTCTATGCCAGAGGAGTTGGATTGGCCACTACTTGAGAAGCATTTGTTTATAGAAGATGTGCTCCTTCGAACTTTGAATAAGCAAGTTAGGAACTTCACTGGGACGAGAAACACTCCAATGATGTTTCCATTGCAGCCTGTCattgaagaaattgaaaaagatgcTGAGGAGGACTGCAATATACGAACCGTGAGAATGTGTCAGGGTATTTTGAAGGCTATAGATAGTCGTTCTGATGACAAATATGTTGCTTACAGAAAG GGTCTTGGTGTTGTTTGTAACAAAGAAGAAGGCTTTGGAGAAGAAGATTTTGTTGTGGATTTTTTGGGAGAG gtTTATCCTGTTTGGAAATGGTTCGAGAAGCAAGATGGGATCCGATCTTTGCAAGAAAATAGTAAAGATCCAGCTCCAGAATTTTACAACATCTATCTCGAGAGGCCAAAG GGTGATGCTGATGGTTATGATTTGGTTGTTGTCGATGCTATGCATAAGGCAAACTTTGCAAGTCGAATATGTCACTCGTGTCGACCTAATTGTGAAGCAAA AGTTACTGCTGTTGGTGGTCATTACCAGATTGGAATCTATACTGTTCGTAATATTAAATATGGCGAGGAGATCACATTTGATTATAATTCTGTTACAGAG AGTAAAGAAGAATATGAAGTGTCAGTTTGTTTGTGTGGGAGCCAAGTTTGCCGGGGCAGCTACTTGAATCTGACAGGCGAAGGTGCTTTTGAAAAG GTACTGGAGGAGTGGCATGGAATTCTGGACCGTCATCAGTTAATGCTAGAAGCTTGCGAATTAAATTCAGTCTCTGAAGAGGATTATCTTGACTTGGGAAGGGCTGGTTTAGGCAGTTGTTTGCTTGGTGGGCTGCCTGATTGGGTGGTAGCCTACTCGGCTCGCCTG GTGAGGTTCATAAATTTTGAAAGAACAAAGCTACCTGAGGAGATTCTGAGGCATAATTTggaggaaaaaaggaaatatttttcagatatatGTCTTGAAGTTGAGAAGAGTGATGCTGAGGTTCAG GCTGAAGGTGTGTAcaatcaaaggcttcaaaattTGGCTGTTACTCTTGATAAG GTGAGGTATGCCATGAAATGCATTTTTGGTGACCCGAAGATTGCACCACCTCCTCTCGAGAAGCTGAGTCCTGAAGCAGTAGTTTCCTCTATCTGGAAAGGGCAGGGATCATTTGTAGACGAGCTTCTCCAATGCATGGCTCCTCACCTGGAAGAATCCATGTTAAATGATCTTAAGTCCAAGATTCACGCTCATGATCCATCAGGTTCTGACGATGTACAAAACGAACTTCGGAGATCTCTATTATG GTTGAGGGATGAGATCCGAAATCTTCCATGTACTTACAAGTCTCGGCATGATGCTGCAGCTGACTTGATCCATATTTATGCATATACAAAGTGCTTCTTTAGAATACGG GAATATAAGGCTGTAACTTCGCCACCAGTTTACATTAGTCCACTTGACTTGGGCCCCAAGTACGCTGATAAATTGGGGTTAGGTTTTCAGGAGTATTGCAAGACCTACGGTGAGAATTATTGCTTGGGACAGCTGATTTTATGGTATAACCAGACCAATGCGGAGCCAGATTGTAGCCTGGCTAGAGCTAGTAGGGGTTGCTTGTTGTTACCTGAGATTGGTTCCTTCTATGCCAAGGTTCAGAAACCATCACGGCATCGCGTTTATGGCCCAAGGACACTGAGGTTTATGCTGGCAAGAATG GAGAAGCAGCCCCAGAGACCGTGGCCCAAGGATCGAATATGGTCATTCAAGAGCTCTCCAAAAGTTTTTGGCAGCCCGATGTTGGATGGCATTCTAAATAATTCTCCACTAGACAGGGAAATGGTGCAATGGCTGAAGCACCGACCTGCCATATTTCAGGCCATGTGGGATCGGTGA